A DNA window from Hydractinia symbiolongicarpus strain clone_291-10 chromosome 6, HSymV2.1, whole genome shotgun sequence contains the following coding sequences:
- the LOC130647465 gene encoding uncharacterized protein LOC130647465 has product MNAIGHMLDYRRSTDVLTLINEYIDNVRRRLNPTNDYLLVCRNGKQLTRISDVFGRIVYQAIRKYINPTRYRQIIETESVAHLETKEQAILSQDQKHTSQVAKVHYQKTESRNIAAKARLCMDKLRDQTTCTLTVSEINSNTKNVKTSGSTLEHETPVQTRQKRVSFSAMEDKFLQAGLQKYGNAKWTSILADPNYSFHCSRKASTLAVRAKTKKFI; this is encoded by the exons ATGAATGCTATTGGGCACATGCTTGATTACAGACGAAGCACAG ATGTACTCACACTAATAAACGAATACATTGACAATGTACGACGAAGATTGAACCCCACCAACGATTATCTACTAGTGTGTCGAAATGGTAAGCAGTTGACGCGTATTTCGGACGTATTCGGTAGAATTGTTTATCAAGCAATTCGTAAGTATATAAATCCTACACGATATAGGCAAATCATCGAAACCGAAAGTGTTGCACACTTAGAAACGAAAGAACAAGCAATTCTTTCTCAAGATCAAAAACACACGTCGCAGGTAGCTAAAGTTCATTACCAGAAGACTGAATCGCGCAATATAGCTGCAAAAGCCAGGTTATGTATGGATAAATTACGAGATCAAACAACGTGTACTTTAACTGTAAGCGAAATCAATAGTAACACCAAAAATGTGAAAACGTCTGGAAGTACTTTGGAACACGAAACACCTGTTCAAACGAGACAGAAAAGAGTTAGTTTTAGTGCCATGGAGGACAAGTTTTTACAAGCTGGGCTACAAAAATATGGCAATGCAAAATGGACTTCCATTCTCGCAGATCCTAACTACTCCTTTCATTGTAGCCGTAAAGCTAGTACATTGGCGGTTAGAGcgaagacaaaaaaatttatataa
- the LOC130648167 gene encoding uncharacterized protein LOC130648167, which produces MTKRVLQKPAWKEALGASMRSKRLTLMPDKDNRFCCPVADCDSESYGSKRGCRKHVYNRHGWFYYFDKRPNIDEVLPHFSTRNRIKDPQRKRASTFSMPSFAKTCNLAVAFRTWLKSPGGGKDHSQADQITCKIKYAKYCCEDSPSIF; this is translated from the exons ATGACAAAACGAGTCTTGCAAAAGCCTGCGTGGAAAGAGGCATTGGGAGCCTCAATGAGATCGAAAAGGCTTACGTTAATGCCTGATAAAGATAACCGCTTTTGTTGTCCTGTGGCTGATTGTGACAGCGAGTCGTATGGAAGTAAAAGAGGGTGTAGAAAACATGTCTATAACCGTCATGGATGGTTTTATTATTTCGATAAAAGACCGAATATCGACGAAGTACTTCCCCACTTCAGTACGAGAAATCGCATAAAAGATCCCCAAAGAAAGCGCGCCTCCACATTTTCAATGCCGTCTTTTGCTAAAACATGTAATTTGGCAGTTGCATTTAGGACATGGTTAAAAAGTCCAGGTGGTGGTAAAGATCATTCTCAGGCCGATCAAATAACTTGTAAAATTAAGTATGCCAAATATTGCTGCGAGGATTCTCCTTCG ATTTTTTGA